The Palleronia sp. THAF1 genome contains the following window.
CGCAGGGCCATGGGGCATTGGTTGCGCAGCGCGACAAAGCCTGCGTGCATTTCTGATGCCAGCGACCGTGCCAGACCACGCAACACTGGTTCACACGGCCAAAGCGCCGCGTCCGGAAAGCGATCCGCCAATTCCTCTGCGATGGCGAGACTTTCGCGCACTTCCGTCCCGTCATCGCACAGCAGGAACGGCACGGTGCGCGCTGGTGGGTGGCCGATCTGCTCGGTCAGCGTTGGTTCGGAGTAGAAAGTGACCCACTCGATCCGGACGGGCAGGTCGAAACGATCGATCAGAAGGCCGATGCGCATGGACCAGGATGAATAGGCGGGCTCGGCCAGCGTCAGGGTGTGCATGGGCTGAAAATACTGCGATTCGAGCATACAGGTCCAATTCCGTTTTGTGACGCGCCTTATGTCTCGCGGGGATGGCGCTAGGACGGATTATTCCCATTGCAACGATTTGTTGGGAACTTTCGTGCGGGACGCCGCCTTAGTGTTTCGAAAGCGCAAGACAAGACGCTGTAAATGCACTGCTTGCGAATGGCCGAACCAGTCTGGGGAGACACACATGGCTTTCGACGGATTTTCAGATCAAACGCTGTCGCGCCGCGCTATGCAGGCCGAATTGCTGGACGCAGAAACCGAGCTGCGACTGGCCTATGCGTGGCGGGATGAGCGTGACGAAGCCGCGTTGCACCGCCTGATCACCGCTTACATGCGTCTCGCCATTTCCATGGCCGCCAAGTTCAAGCGCTACGGCGCGCCGATGAACGACTTGATCCAAGAGGCCGGTCTTGGCCTTATGAAGGCCGCTGATAAGTTCGATCCCGACCGGGGCGTGCGTTTTTCGACCTACGCGGTCTGGTGGATCAAGGCGTCGATCCAAGATTACGTCATGCGGAATTGGTCCATGGTGCGGACCGGCTCGACCAGCAGTCAAAAGTCACTGTTTTTCAACATGCGCCGCGTTCAGGCCCGGTTGGAGCGTGAAGCCGCCGCTTCGGGCGAGCGTCTGGACCGCCACAAGATGCGTGAGATGATTTCTAAGGAAGTCGGCGTGCCGCTGCATGACGTCGAGATGATGGAAGGCCGTCTGGCCGGGTCCGATTTCTCGCTGAACGCCACTCAATCGACCGAGGACGAAGGCCGCCAGTGGATCGACGCCTTGGAGGACGACAGTGCGCAGGCAGATGAGACCGTCACTCATGCCAAGGACACCGACACGCTACGGCTGTGGCTCGTCGAGGCGATGGGCCAGTTGAACGAGCGTGAGCGGTTCATCGTGCGAGAGCGCAAGCTGCGCGAACAACCCCGTACGCTTGAAAGCCTTGGTACCGAGCTCGGCCTGTCGAAAGAGCGGGTGCGTCAGCTGGAGGCAGCCGCCTTTGGCAAGATGCGCAAAGCGCTTGAAACGCAGTCATCAGAGGTCCACAACTTCTTGGTGTGAGACATACAACCACAATTTCCCTCGTGATCGGTGCCGCCTTCTGGGCGGCGTCGTCCGTTCTGGCCGCTTCGGTCGACGCCGTGCCTTTGGACGCGGCTGTTGTCGTGATGGGCGAAGCGCATGACAACCCAACCCACCATTTGAACCAAGCCGCATGGATCGAGCGCATGCAGCCCGCCGCCGTTGTCTTCGAGATGCTACCGGCAGAGCTTGGT
Protein-coding sequences here:
- a CDS encoding glutathione S-transferase, which encodes MHTLTLAEPAYSSWSMRIGLLIDRFDLPVRIEWVTFYSEPTLTEQIGHPPARTVPFLLCDDGTEVRESLAIAEELADRFPDAALWPCEPVLRGLARSLASEMHAGFVALRNQCPMALRVAYSDVPVDDALAADLALLEEIWADALDRSGGPWLAGDYSVADAFFAPVAARVAGYGLLVGDRAAAYVAQHLSDPAFMRWRALGLNKGEDRHETVYHRNYPRVAWPGPE
- a CDS encoding RNA polymerase factor sigma-32; the protein is MAFDGFSDQTLSRRAMQAELLDAETELRLAYAWRDERDEAALHRLITAYMRLAISMAAKFKRYGAPMNDLIQEAGLGLMKAADKFDPDRGVRFSTYAVWWIKASIQDYVMRNWSMVRTGSTSSQKSLFFNMRRVQARLEREAAASGERLDRHKMREMISKEVGVPLHDVEMMEGRLAGSDFSLNATQSTEDEGRQWIDALEDDSAQADETVTHAKDTDTLRLWLVEAMGQLNERERFIVRERKLREQPRTLESLGTELGLSKERVRQLEAAAFGKMRKALETQSSEVHNFLV